In the genome of Leeuwenhoekiella sp. MAR_2009_132, one region contains:
- a CDS encoding DUF4198 domain-containing protein, protein MKKLILLFTIVLLSNSNTAFAHYLWLETSAKGNLNESQEVQVFFGEYAYGVVEEAQGEAFKGVRDFKLWLVDPSGKKHLLKTTAKADHYSAEFTPKVDGVYLVYLENQNIDVLDYTQYDFGIFKPVYKTFKQVNVNSEESVNPALFTEGLVIKELQNDSNEVKLQVLYNGSPLNKAEATVSMLDLWTKKITTDENGIISYAKPFNTKYIVEVTHNEKTPGAFKGVDYEFIWHCATYTSLP, encoded by the coding sequence ATGAAAAAATTAATCCTACTATTCACAATTGTACTTTTAAGCAATTCAAACACTGCATTTGCACATTACCTATGGTTAGAAACCAGTGCTAAAGGAAACCTTAACGAATCTCAGGAGGTGCAGGTTTTCTTTGGGGAATATGCCTACGGTGTTGTTGAAGAAGCACAGGGTGAAGCATTTAAAGGTGTACGTGATTTTAAACTTTGGCTGGTTGACCCTTCCGGAAAAAAACACCTCCTTAAAACAACAGCAAAAGCAGATCACTATTCTGCCGAATTTACCCCTAAAGTTGACGGTGTTTATCTCGTGTATCTTGAAAATCAAAATATAGATGTCCTGGATTATACACAATATGACTTCGGAATATTTAAACCAGTTTATAAAACATTTAAACAAGTAAATGTAAATTCTGAAGAATCTGTTAATCCTGCACTTTTTACCGAAGGTCTCGTAATTAAAGAACTGCAAAACGATTCTAACGAAGTTAAATTACAGGTTTTATACAATGGCTCTCCTTTAAACAAAGCAGAAGCTACAGTATCTATGCTTGATTTATGGACAAAAAAAATTACCACAGACGAAAACGGTATCATAAGCTATGCGAAACCATTTAACACTAAATATATCGTTGAAGTAACTCATAATGAAAAAACACCCGGAGCCTTTAAAGGGGTAGATTATGAATTTATTTGGCATTGTGCAACTTATACCAGCTTACCTTAA